The window TTGACGAAACGTTTTCGCGAGCAGCTATCATGCCTCGGGTGAAAGAACCTGCCATCGTCCAGGTTGACGCGGAGGTGCTCGATCAGATCATCGAGGACGCGAAGCGCTCATTGAGCGAGGAGCAGGGGAAGATCCTCGGGCAACTCGTCGAGGGCTACATCCACCTGACGAAGGCGATTCAGAACAAGACCCTGACCTTGCGAGAGTTGCGCGCACTGTTCGCGAATCATACCTCCGAGAAGGCCAAGGATATTCTCCCGAGTGAGGACGCGAGTGGGGGTGACGATTCTGAGGATTCGGATCGCAACAAGGGCAAGGGCAAGGGCAAGAACGACAAGCCCAAAGGACACGGCCGCAACGGAGCCAAGAGCTATCCGGGAGCCGAAACCGTTTCGATCCCACACGAATCACTGCATCCAGGTGACCCCTGTCCGCAGTGCACGAAGGGCACCGTCTACGAGAAGATGCCAGTTGTCGTCCTTCGGATTCAAGGGCAAGCTCCTCTTGGCGCCACGATCTACGAGTGTCAACGATTTCGCTGCGGTCTGTGCAACACGACCTTCAAGGCCGACCTCCCTGAGAAGGCCGGTGGAGAGAAGTACGATCCGAGCTCGGCGGCCATGATCGGGTTACTGTGCTATGGAACTGGTGTTCCATTCAACCGACTCCAGGGCCTGCAGGGGAACCTGGGCGTTCCCTTGCCGGCCTCCACCCAGTGGGACATCGTCGCGAAGAGCGCGGATGCGATCGTCCCGGCCTTCGACCACTTGGTCCACCTCGCCGCGAACGGCAACGTGGTCCACACTGATGATACGAGTGCAC is drawn from bacterium and contains these coding sequences:
- a CDS encoding IS66 family transposase, giving the protein MPRVKEPAIVQVDAEVLDQIIEDAKRSLSEEQGKILGQLVEGYIHLTKAIQNKTLTLRELRALFANHTSEKAKDILPSEDASGGDDSEDSDRNKGKGKGKNDKPKGHGRNGAKSYPGAETVSIPHESLHPGDPCPQCTKGTVYEKMPVVVLRIQGQAPLGATIYECQRFRCGLCNTTFKADLPEKAGGEKYDPSSAAMIGLLCYGTGVPFNRLQGLQGNLGVPLPASTQWDIVAKSADAIVPAFDHLVHLAANGNVVHTDDTSAHVVALMNKPPEDDEGIAKDRTGIFTSGIVAKNGDHKVALFYTGRKHAGENLQHVLAHRVEEEPPILMSDALSRNVPKEFEAILANCMAHARRNFVKQIANFPQECRYVIEILAEVYHVDALARREGLSPEDRLALHKKKSAPRLDELKSWIDDQLDNTDIEPNSDFGKAIKYMDNHWEKLTLFLRKAGAPIDNNICERALKKAIRHRRNSFFFKTKNGARVGNIFQSLIHTAELANANALDYLTQLLAHADLVAD